One genomic region from Zonotrichia leucophrys gambelii isolate GWCS_2022_RI chromosome 26, RI_Zleu_2.0, whole genome shotgun sequence encodes:
- the FMOD gene encoding fibromodulin, with translation MPRPTTLILILAGLCASSLGQYNEEEDLAWLQYYLRQSRASSYNYVPYYEEESPAYAYSYPSATDTEPEPEPQPQQAAPWRCPQECDCPPNFSSAMYCDTRNLRYLPFVPSRMKYVYFQNNLVTSIQEGAFDNATELEWLALHNNQISSDKMGKKVFGKLQRLERLYMNNNNLTRLPSPLPRSLRELHLSYNQISKVPPNALEGLENLTALYLSHNFIFELGASLKGLKSLILADLSYNNLRRVPDGLPASLEQLYMEYNYINAIPDEYFQVSPRLLYVRMSHNSLTNQGLSSNTFNSSSILELDLSYNRLQKIPRVNTNLENLYLQGNQIDGEQGPRDVEHSRAPTQPIKRSPRPPCLRRQPHRDLSHLQTAVLSIRISSHIPAATL, from the exons ATGCCTCGGCCCACcaccctcatcctcatcctggCCGGGCTCTGCGCGTCCTCGCTGGGCCAGTACAACGAGGAGGAGGACCTGGCGTGGCTCCAGTACTACCTGCGGCAGTCCCGCGCCTCCTCCTACAACTACGTGCCCTACTACGAGGAGGAGAGCCCCGCGTACGCCTACTCCTACCCCAGCGCCACCGACACGGAGCCGGAGCCCGAGCCCCAGCCGCAGCAGGCGGCGCCCTGGCGGTGTCCCCAAGAGTGTGACTGTCCCCCCAACTTCTCGTCGGCCATGTACTGCGACACGCGCAACCTGCGCTACCTGCCCTTCGTGCCGTCGCGGATGAAGTACGTCTACTTCCAGAACAACCTCGTCACCTCCATCCAGGAGGGCGCCTTCGACAACGCCACCGAGCTGGAGTGGCTGGCGCTGCACAACAACCAGATCAGCAGCGACAAGATGGGCAAGAAGGTTTTCGGGaagctgcagaggctggagaggCTCTACATGAACAACAACAACCTGACCCGGCTGCCCAGCCCGCTGCCGCGCTCGCTGCGCGAGCTCCACCTCTCCTACAACCAGATCTCCAAGGTGCCTCCCAACgctctggaggggctggagaacCTCACGGCGCTCTACCTCAGCCACAACTTCATCTTCGAGCTGGGCGCGTCCCTCAAGGGGCTCAAGTCGCTGATCCTGGCCGACCTGAGCTACAACAACCTCAGGAGGGTCCCCGACGGGCTGCCGGCCTCGCTGGAGCAGCTCTACATGGAGTACAACTACATCAACGCCATCCCCGATGAGTATttccaggtgtcccccaggctgCTCTACGTGAGGATGTCCCACAACAGCCTGACCAACCAAGGGCTCTCCAGCAACACcttcaacagcagcagcatcctggagCTGGACCTCTCCTACAACCGGCTGCAGAAGATCCCGCGGGTCAACACCAACCTGGAGAACCTCTACCTGCAGGGCAACCAGATCGACGGTGAGCAGGG CCCCCGTGACGTGGAACACTCGCGCGCACCTACGCAACCCATCAAACGAAGCCCCCGACCCCCGTGCCTGCGCCGCCAACCTCATCGAGATCTGAGCCACCTCCAGACTGCTGTCCTCTCCATTCGTATTTCCTCTCATATACCCGCTGCTACTTTGTAG